AGAAGATAATGCAAGTTTTGCGCCCTACACCTAGTCACGGGACTTGCTAGTATTAGTACGGCTTGGAGACATGACTTTGAAACTCAAAAGGTGCTACCGCACTTTCGAGTTTCAAAGTCACGTCGGATACTCTTAACGTTATGCGTGATTTTGGCTAAACCTCAAAAAAAGATTAAAAAATGTATTTGACTTCATATTACATATAAGTCATATTGAAAAAGATGTGGGAAGTTATCCAAACTAGTAATTTTAAAGAGTGGTATGATGATTTAGATGAAGATGCCAAGGAAGATATTTTAAGCTCTATTATAATTCTTCAAAATACGGGATTAATTCTTGGAAGACCAAAAGTTGATACTCTTAAAGGTTCAAAGATTAAGAATTTGAAGGAATTAAGAGTTCAGAGTAATGGAAGACCATTTCGTATATTCTTTCTCTTTGACTCGAAAAAGAATATAGTTTTACTAACTGGTGGAAATAAACAAAATGATAAGAGTTTTTATAAAGAAAAATATCAGAGTCTGAAAAGATTTATAAAGAATATTTTTCTTCATAGGAGAATGAATATGGAAAAGAAAGGAAAGTTAACAAATTTTATTACTCATGCTGAAAAAACTCTTCCTGCATGGAGAGTTAATAGAGCTAAACAAAATGCAAGAAAAGAAATTTTAAAAATGAAATTAGGAGATTTAAGAAAAGAATTGGGAGTTAAACAGATTGACATTGATGGATTTAGTCAGTCCGCTATTTCTAGACTTGAATCTCGAACTGATTTTAAAATCTCTACCCTTATTGACTACATTTCACAATTAGATTTAGAATTGGAAATAACTGTTAGACCAAGAAATTCTAAGAAAAAAGAATTTGTCCTAGTTAAGGCTTAATTGTCCCAGCGCGCCAAAACCACGCATAACTGCGAGTATCCACTTCGGCGACTCACTAAGCTCGGATGATGTGAGTCACCTTGCTCCAAGCCGGCTTAGTTGTTTAAGTGAAAATTTTTAGTATATTTGTCAGACTAATGCAAGTCCAGTGCCTTCACTACTGTCACGAAACTTGCAGAAAAGAGCAAGTTTGCGCGCCATCCGTTCAGTCACAGGACTTGCTAGTCATACGGTGGCTTGGAGACATGACTTTGAAACTCAAAAGGTGCTACCGCACTTTCGAGTTTCAAAGTCACGTCGGATACTCTTAACGTTAGGTGCCATTTTATTTTCGACCACGTCGTATTAGGAACGGACGCGGGATATTCCGTTCTAGGTTTCCTCGAACTCTATGTTATTTTTTTTCAATTCTTTTTTAGAAAAAGTGGATTAATTGAAACAAAATTTTTATTGTAAGGCTTCTTGGAGATGATTAAGGCAACAAGAAGCTTTAAGAGTTTATTGGCAATGTTATTTAGAACAAGGCGTTTGCTCTTACCCTCTGCTACTTTTCTTAGAAAATATTTTTTGTTATTCTCATCATACCTGCGCGAAGTCATTGATGATAAATACATGAGTTTTCTAAGTGTCCCCTGGACCGACACCGCTTGAAGTATTTTTTCTGCGAATAGATTTGCCGCTTTCATAAACAAGCGGAACAATCCCGATGTAGGAGGACAGTTCTTTTGCGTTTAAATGTTTATTAAATCCATCTAGCAACAAGAAGATGAGTAGCAACAAGAAGATGAGTAGCAAGCATATTGCCTACACCAGGGACAGTTTTTAGATTTTCAATCATCTGTTTGTATTCTGGATCTTTCTGGATTAAAACTTCTATCTCTTTATCTATCGTCTTAATATTTTCTTCGCAATTTTTAATCATAGCTTCATATAAAGAAATTGCTTTTTCTGATCGAAAGTTTTTTCTTTCTAAAGCATGAAGTGCATTATTTGTGGCAATTCTTTGTTTCGTAAATTGCTCTCTTTGAGCTAAAAATATTGAAATTTCCTCGATAATTTGAGGTTTTGGAGCCCAAAAATGAAGTTGGTCATAAAAACGATAAGCGTATTCTGCCAATTTGCCGCTATCGATCTTATCACTTTTTTTTGGTGAAATATCAAAGGCTCTTTTTACTTTGTAAGGATTTTCAACAGCAACACGATATCCTCTTGCCACAAGAAAGGATAATAGTGATTCGCCGTAAACTCCTGTAGCTTCCATACAGATTGCAGCGTTACCCTCATCTATGCGGTGACTTTGGAAATCTGCTAACAAGTTTTGGAAGCCGTTAGCAGAGTTCTCAAAGTTTTCAAAAGAAACTAATTTCATATCCTTTGATCTAAGAAACGATACTGTAAAATACTCAGATGAGATATCTACTCCAACAAAATTTGTTATCTCTTTCATGTCCTTGTCTCCAAAATTAAATTGGTAAACCAAACACGTGTGAATGAACTTTGTCCATTTTAATGAAATACATTTTCTGCAATCAATAGCTCTATTTAGTTTTATCACATCCAGCAATGGTGCCTTGTTCGAGAAATAGGTTTTTCCTAACCATCGTGTATAGGCTTAATCCATTACCGGTTTGGCTCTCTACTTCTAGAACTTTTTAAACTTCTAAAAATAGCTACCTTTTTACTAATGGACGTCCTGTCTCGGAAAGACTTGTAAATTGAATTTAGGGCTAAAAAATTCACTGGTTTTTTAAATCCTCAATTTTATCATTGAATTAGGAGATATTAGTTTGATTAAAGAAGTTGCTGATTTATTGAAATACGTGAAAAGTGAAAGCTCAGAAAGAGCAAACGATCATTTGATATTTCCACTCTTTAGGAAGGTTTTCTTTAAGGATTCTTTTAAAAAAGAAAATGATGCTAGTGGTGCTGATATTTATATTGAAGGACGAATCATTGTAGAGCTTAAAACAAATCATGATGATTGGTGTTCTGGATTTTTTCAAGCTTTGCATTATCAGAAGAAGAGTTTGAATTTCTCAAGCGTTTGTGTAATCTCTCATAATTTTATAGGGCTTTGGAAATTAAATGACATTCCAGATTTTGCGATTGACCTTTATAAAAAAGCAGAGGCAGTAAAAGCGGCTAGTGAAGTTGGGATCAAAAATTCTAAATCAGTCAACATTGGACAAAAAAAAGAAATTCTTGGAAAGGCTCTCTTCCTTTTAGATAGAGATAGCATCGAACAAAATGAGCTTTATATCAACGCAGAACTTTCTGAATTTGTGGATACATTACAAAATTTAGATTCCGTTCGACAACAAATTAATCATCAAAATTTTATAAATAAAATTGAATTACTTAAAAAATTTTTCGATACCCCTATGGATGCTGTTCATTGTTTCTATGCAATTGTATCGTATTGGGATATTACAAGTACTGTTCGAGAGGCTAAACCTAGTAAGCCGAACTTTTTAGAAGTTATAGGAAGAAATGGCAAGCAAGGAAGTGAGGAAGTAGAAATCAATCCTCGCTTTCATAAAGAGTTTATCAAATTTATAGAGAGTCATTATGTTTTTACAAATGAGGAAGCTGGAATTAGTATTGATTATTATTTTTCTAGATTTGATGAAGTATTATCAAAAGTAGATCCTGAATATGTAAAGCAACATGGAATCTTTTTTACCGATATTAATTTGAGTAAGTTTGCTCTTTGGTTTGTTCATTACTACCAAGAAAAGAAATTAGCAGAAAAGTATATCGTATTTGATCCTGCCGGGGGTTCAGGCAACTTAGTTACTTCTTGGAGAAAAAATCATTTAAAACATAAAATTGTTTCCGAATTACAACCTGATTTATTAAAAACAATTGAAAGGCGAATGAAACAAGATGAAATGCATATCCAAAGTGGATTTACCATTATCCCCAAGACTTCTGAGAATCGAGGTTTAAATTTTATAGATAAATCTGCATTGGAATATTTAGCTGAAATCGAAAGAGTATTGAATGAGAAAAATCTCAAACTAGATAAACCAATTGCCTATTTACTAAATCCACCTTACAAAAATACAGATGAGAATGAAGAAAAAAGAATTGGAAAAGAAGCTGAGTATTTGACGCATCCAACTATCATAGACTTCACCGGAGAAGATGCGGCTAAGGAACGTTATCTTGCATTTCTAGCGCAAATTATTAATTTATCAGAAACGCAAATTGCGAAAAATCCTGATTTAAAGCCGATGATCTTAATATTTACTCCTACTTCTTGGTTAATTCCTAGACCTGCATATAAAGAATTTAGAGAAAAGTTTGATAAATATTTTAAATACGAAAATGGTTTTGTCGTAACAAGTTATGAATTTTTTAAACTAAGCGGTAGATTTCC
This sequence is a window from Leptospiraceae bacterium. Protein-coding genes within it:
- a CDS encoding XRE family transcriptional regulator; amino-acid sequence: MEKKGKLTNFITHAEKTLPAWRVNRAKQNARKEILKMKLGDLRKELGVKQIDIDGFSQSAISRLESRTDFKISTLIDYISQLDLELEITVRPRNSKKKEFVLVKA
- a CDS encoding transposase, whose amino-acid sequence is MLLDGFNKHLNAKELSSYIGIVPLVYESGKSIRRKNTSSGVGPGDT
- a CDS encoding IS110 family transposase, yielding MKEITNFVGVDISSEYFTVSFLRSKDMKLVSFENFENSANGFQNLLADFQSHRIDEGNAAICMEATGVYGESLLSFLVARGYRVAVENPYKVKRAFDISPKKSDKIDSGKLAEYAYRFYDQLHFWAPKPQIIEEISIFLAQREQFTKQRIATNNALHALERKNFRSEKAISLYEAMIKNCEENIKTIDKEIEVLIQKDPEYKQMIENLKTVPGVGNMLATHLLVATHLLVARWI